The following proteins are encoded in a genomic region of Maribacter hydrothermalis:
- a CDS encoding RNA polymerase sigma factor gives MKVDQQLNVCEEQIYKRVFNETSKTIFNYIYYKFGNEEKANDAVQEAFVKLWENCAKVAPEKAKSYLYTVANNLYLNVIKAEKVRLKYADATLKTTNESPEFIMVENQFKEKLDNALNSLPENQRTTFLLNRIDGKKYAEIAEMEDVSVKAIEKRMHLALKSLREQIDGI, from the coding sequence TTGAAAGTAGACCAACAATTAAATGTATGCGAAGAGCAGATATATAAAAGGGTTTTTAACGAAACGTCTAAAACTATCTTCAATTATATTTATTACAAATTTGGCAATGAAGAAAAAGCAAACGATGCCGTACAAGAGGCGTTTGTTAAGCTATGGGAGAATTGCGCCAAAGTGGCACCAGAAAAAGCAAAGTCCTATTTATATACGGTTGCCAATAATCTCTACCTTAATGTTATTAAGGCTGAAAAGGTACGTTTAAAGTATGCCGATGCTACTTTAAAGACTACCAATGAATCTCCGGAGTTTATTATGGTGGAAAATCAGTTCAAGGAAAAATTGGATAACGCTTTAAATAGTTTACCAGAAAACCAGCGCACTACTTTTCTATTAAATAGGATAGATGGAAAAAAATATGCCGAAATAGCAGAAATGGAAGATGTAAGCGTCAAAGCGATAGAAAAACGGATGCATTTGGCACTGAAAAGTTTAAGAGAGCAAATTGATGGGATATAG